A genomic stretch from Helianthus annuus cultivar XRQ/B chromosome 1, HanXRQr2.0-SUNRISE, whole genome shotgun sequence includes:
- the LOC110931793 gene encoding probable indole-3-pyruvate monooxygenase YUCCA10, whose protein sequence is MKQETIVVIVRAGPAGIATSACLNLLSIPNIVLEMEDCYASLWQKKAYDRLKLHLAKNFCQLPHMPFPLSAPTFVPKNMFVQYLKNYVYHFNVDPLYQRSVESAWYDKSAQKWVVTAQNNVSALVKEYVSEFLVVGTGENSEGFIPNVYGLDTFKGLVIHSSDYENGKTFGDKDVLVVGAGNFGMEIAYDLCNWGAQTSVVVRSPVHVLNKELVQLGMYFLKYIRCTIADKMVLVLSKLLYGDLGRFGIQRPLKGPILLKKETGISPVIDVGTISKIKTGDIKVMTSIKDIQGDIIKFTNGQERQFDAIVFATGFKSTVRKWLKEDGGLFNEKGMPKHKSPNHWKGENGLYCVGFASAGLFGISNDAKNIASDIFRIVDGK, encoded by the exons ATGAAGCAAGAAACCATTGTTGTGATAGTTAGAGCAGGACCTGCTGGCATTGCAACATCAGCATGTCTCAATCTACTTTCAATCCCAAATATTGTTCTTGAAATGGAAGATTGTTATGCATCTTTATGGCAAAAGAAGGCTTATGATCGTTTAAAGCTTCACTTAGCCAAAAACTTTTGTCAACTTCCTCATATGCCATTTCCTTTGTCTGCACCCACATTTGTACCAAAAAATATGTTTGTGCAATACTTGAAAAACTATGTTTATCATTTTAATGTAGACCCATTGTACCAACGTAGTGTCGAGAGTGCATGGTATGACAAGAGTGCACAAAAATGGGTGGTTACCGCCCAAAATAATGTTTCGGCTTTGGTCAAGGAGTATGTAAGTGAGTTTCTTGTGGTGGGAACCGGTGAAAATAGCGAAGGCTTTATTCCGAATGTTTATGGCTTGGATACCTTCAAAGGGTTAGTCATCCACTCAAGTGACTATGAAAATGGAAAGACATTTGGAGACAAGGATGTGCTTGTTGTTGGTGCCGGAAATTTTGGGATGGAAATTGCATATGATTTGTGCAATTGGGGTGCTCAAACATCAGTTGTTGTTCGTAGCCCGG TACACGTGCTTAACAAGGAGTTAGTGCAACTTGGAatgtattttttaaaatatattaggtgCACAATTGCGGATAAGATGGTTTTAGTGTTAAGTAAGTTGTTGTATGGAGATCTTGGGAGATTTGGAATACAAAGGCCACTTAAAGGACCAATCTTGCTTAAAAAAGAAACAGGGATATCGCCTGTCATTGATGTTGGAACAATTTCAAAGATTAAAACAGGAGACATTAAG GTTATGACGTCTATTAAAGATATACAAGGTGATATTATCAAATTTACAAATGGTCAAGAGAGGCAATTTGATGCCATTGTctttgctactggttttaaaagCACCGTACGGAAATGGCTTAAG GAAGATGGAGGTCTGTTCAATGAAAAAGGAATGCCAAAACACAAAAGCCCTAACCATTGGAAAGGAGAAAATGGTCTTTATTGTGTTGGATTTGCTAGTGCTGGATTATTTGGAATCTCAAATGATGCTAAGAATATTGCTAGTGATATCTTCCGTATTGTTGATGGGAAATGA
- the LOC110931798 gene encoding probable indole-3-pyruvate monooxygenase YUCCA10, with amino-acid sequence MKQETIVMIVGAGPTGIATSACLNLLSIPNIVLEREDCYVSLWQKKAYDRLKLHLAKNFCQLPHMPFPLSAPTFVPKNMFVQYLKNYVYHFIVDPLYQRSVESAWYDKSAQKWVVTAQNNVSGLVEEYASEFLVVATGENSEGFIPNVYGLDTFKGLVIHSSEYENGKTFGDKEVLVVGAGNSGMEIAYDLCNWGAQTSVVVRSPIHVLNKELVQLGMYFLKYIRCTIVDKMVLVLSKLLYGDLGRFGIQRPLKGPFLLKKETGRSPVIDVGTISKIKTGDIKVMTSIKDIQGDIIKFTNGQERQFDAIVFATGFKSTVRKWLKEDGGLFNEKGMPKHKSPNHWKGENGLYCVGFCNNCH; translated from the exons ATGAAGCAAGAAACCATTGTTATGATAGTTGGAGCAGGACCTACTGGCATTGCAACATCAGCATGTCTCAATCTTCTTTCAATCCCAAATATTGTTCTTGAAAGGGAAGATTGTTATGTATCTTTATGGCAAAAGAAGGCTTATGATCGTTTAAAGCTTCACTTAGCCAAAAACTTTTGTCAACTTCCTCATATGCCATTTCCTTTGTCTGCACCCACATTTGTACCAAAAAATATGTTTGTGCAATACTTGAAAAACTATGTTTATCATTTTATTGTAGACCCATTGTACCAACGTAGTGTCGAGAGTGCATGGTATGACAAGAGTGCACAAAAATGGGTGGTTACCGCCCAAAATAATGTTTCGGGTTTGGTCGAGGAGTATGCAAGTGAGTTTCTTGTGGTGGCAACCGGTGAAAATAGCGAAGGCTTTATTCCGAATGTTTATGGCTTGGATACGTTCAAAGGGTTAGTCATCCACTCAAGTGAGTATGAAAATGGAAAGACATTTGGAGACAAGGAAGTGCTTGTTGTTGGTGCCGGAAATTCTGGGATGGAAATTGCATATGATTTGTGCAATTGGGGTGCTCAAACATCAGTTGTTGTTCGTAGCCCG ATACATGTGCTTAACAAGGAGTTAGTGCAACTTGGAatgtattttttaaaatatattcgGTGCACAATTGTGGATAAGATGGTTTTAGTGTTAAGTAAGTTGTTGTATGGAGATCTTGGGAGATTTGGAATACAAAGGCCACTTAAAGGACCATTCTTGCTTAAAAAAGAAACAGGGAGATCACCTGTCATTGATGTTGGAACAATTTCAAAGATTAAAACAGGAGACATTAAG GTTATGACGTCTATTAAAGATATACAAGGTGATATTATCAAATTTACAAATGGTCAAGAGAGGCAATTTGATGCCATTGTctttgctactggttttaaaagCACCGTACGGAAATGGCTTAAG GAAGATGGAGGTCTGTTCAATGAAAAAGGAATGCCAAAACACAAAAGCCCTAACCATTGGAAAGGAGAAAATGGTCTTTATTGTGTTGGAttttgtaacaactgccactaa
- the LOC110939974 gene encoding probable indole-3-pyruvate monooxygenase YUCCA10 — protein MIVGAGPTGIATSACLNLLSIPNIVLEREDCYVSLWQKKAYDRLKLHLAKKFCQLPHMPFPLSAPTFVPKNMFVQYLKNYVYHFIVDPLYQRSVESAWYDKSAQKWVVTAQNNVSGLVEEYASEFLVVATGENSEGFIPNVYGLDTFKGLVIHSSEYENGKTFGDKEVLVVGAGNSGMEIAYDLCNWGAQTSVVVRSPIHVLNKELVQLGMYFLKYIRCTIVDKMVLVLSKLLYGDLGRFGIQRPLKGPFLIKKETGRSPVIDVGTISKIKTGDIKVMTSIKDIQGDIIKFTNGQERQFDAIVFATGFKSTVRKWLKEDGGLFNEKGMPKHKSPNHWK, from the exons ATGATAGTTGGAGCAGGACCTACTGGCATTGCAACATCAGCATGTCTCAATCTTCTTTCAATCCCAAATATTGTTCTTGAAAGGGAAGATTGTTATGTATCTTTATGGCAAAAGAAGGCTTATGATCGTTTAAAGCTTCACTTAGCCAAAAAATTTTGTCAACTTCCTCATATGCCATTTCCTTTGTCTGCACCCACATTTGTACCAAAAAATATGTTTGTGCAATACTTGAAAAACTATGTTTATCATTTTATTGTAGACCCATTGTACCAACGTAGTGTCGAGAGTGCATGGTATGACAAGAGTGCACAAAAATGGGTGGTTACCGCCCAAAATAATGTTTCGGGTTTGGTCGAGGAGTATGCAAGTGAGTTTCTTGTGGTGGCAACCGGTGAAAATAGCGAAGGCTTTATTCCGAATGTTTATGGCTTGGATACGTTCAAAGGGTTAGTCATCCACTCAAGTGAGTATGAAAATGGAAAGACATTTGGAGACAAGGAAGTGCTTGTTGTTGGTGCCGGAAATTCTGGGATGGAAATTGCATATGATTTGTGCAATTGGGGTGCTCAAACATCAGTTGTTGTTCGTAGCCCG ATACATGTGCTTAACAAGGAGTTAGTGCAACTTGGAatgtattttttaaaatatattcgGTGCACAATTGTGGATAAGATGGTTTTAGTGTTAAGTAAGTTGTTGTATGGAGATCTTGGGAGATTTGGAATACAAAGGCCACTTAAAGGACCATTCTTGATTAAAAAAGAAACAGGGAGATCACCTGTCATTGATGTTGGAACAATTTCAAAGATTAAAACAGGAGACATTAAG GTTATGACGTCTATTAAAGATATACAAGGTGATATTATCAAATTTACAAATGGTCAAGAGAGGCAATTTGATGCCATTGTctttgctactggttttaaaagCACCGTACGGAAATGGCTTAAG GAAGATGGAGGTCTGTTCAATGAAAAAGGAATGCCAAAACACAAAAGCCCTAACCATTGGAAATGA